AACCAGTATTATCTGATTTATAGCATCATCTTTTGAAATTAAAACATTTTCTCAGGTTAGATATAGTTAGCAATACACTAGGAATAATCCCAATTATTTCCCACAGATCAAAAACTTTATAAATCATGAAACAATACTATTTTTAACTTTCAGAATATACAGAAAGTTCTGAAACTTAAAATAGTTTAGGTGGATAAAAAAATGAATCAAACAATAGAAACAATAAAAAATAGAAGAAGTGTGAGACAATACCTTCCAGACCAGATTAAAGACCAGGAACTTGAAGACATTCTTGAAGCAGCTATATACGCACCAACGGCTCATAATGACCAGCCATGGAAGTTTACCATAATACAAAACAGCGATCTTATAGATGAAATTAACGAAGGTGCCAAGGAAGCAATGAAAGAGATGGACATTGAATGGATATCCAAACTTGGGGCAATGGAAGGATTTAACATATTCCACGGGGCACCCACAGTGGTAATTATATCTGGAAGAAAAGATGCAATATCTCCAATGGTAGACTGTTCAGCTGCAATTGAGAATATGCTGCTTGCAGCAGAAAGCATGGATATTGGGTCCTGCTGGATTGGATTTGCCAAGTTCTACTTCCTAAACCCAGAATCCTATAAGAAATTTGATATACCCGATGACCATGAAGTCTACTACGGAGTTGCACTAGGCTACAAGGTACGGGAAAATTCAGAAGCACCAGAAAGAAACAGGAACGTGTTCAAGTACTTCAGATAATTATCAAATAATTATCAAAAAAATTTATTTCAACTAAAAATCGCACAAAAAATTGAAAATTGTTTCGGGATAATAAAAAAATGAAAAATGAAGATTCTCCAACACAAGAATTCAGAGAAATAGTCTACGAATCATGCAAAGCAATAGGATTAGATGATTTTCCATCTAGACTAATATCCGTTCTTCAAACTGAAAAAAAAGGTATATCATTTGGTGAACTTTCAGAAATTACAGGGTACAGTCTTTCCAATCTCAGCACAACCATAAAGGGTATGGAAGAAAGGCAGATGGTTAAAAAGTTCAAGAAACCCAGATCCAGGAAGGTCTTTGTTGTGATGGACAAGGACATAACATCCTTCTTTATTGAACTTCAGAAAAAACGATACAAGCAGAGTATAGAACCATCCCTTAAACAAATCCCAGAAATAATCAAAAAATACGAAGATAACGAAGAATTTCAAGAAGAACTGACCATAATAAAGGATTACTATAAACAAACCCTTTTCATGTCAGAAGAAACAAAAAAGTTCATAAGAGCTCTTGAAAACCGTGAAGCATTAAAATAAAATGATAATGCTAAAAAGCAAATTTAAGGAGTTTTAGATATAATGGAAGTTGCAGATGGAATTTACGAGTTCAGTGGAGTTTCAAACTTTTACATAGTTCTTGACAAGGAAGTATTCATTGTTGATACAGGAATGCCTGGAAATGCAGGTAAAATCATCAAGTACCTTGAAAAGGAACTTCATCATGAACCTAAAGATATTAAAACCATAGTGATAACACATCACCACTTTGACCATACAGGAAGCTTGGATAAACTTAAAAAGATAACAGGAGCCAAGGTTGCAATAAGTGGAGAGGATGCAGAATATTTGACAGATGAAAAATCTCAGGCAGGTTCTGCACTTATGGTCCCTCTAATAAAGCTGTTAAATTTTATCTACAGGATCAAACCTGTGAAACCAGACATAATACTTGAAGAAGGAGACCATGTAGGGGATTATCAGGTGATTCACACCCCGGGACATACACCTGGAAGTATATGTCTTTATAATCCTATAAACAAGGTGATCTTTACAGGGGATAATCTTCAATATGCCAATGGAAAAATTAAAGGACCAGGATCTAGATTAATACCAGAACCTGAACAATATAAAAAATCCATTGAAAAATTGGGTGAACTGGATATTGACTTGATTTTAACTGGACATGGAACGCCTGTCACATCAGACGCAAATAAAAAATTAGATGAGTACATAGATAAGCTTAAAAGTGAAATTGGGTAATTTTTCACAGCTGCTGACACTGTGGACAGATGTAAGAGGATGTACTGCCTGTTTTTATCTTTTCAATGATGGTACAGCAAACAGGGCAGGGTTCTCCTTCTTTATAAGCCACCAGGAAATCTTCAGTGGTGTATCCTCCTTTAATTCCATAAAAATCCATCTCATATGCCAGACCACCTTTATCAAGGGCATTTTTCAAATTTTCCCCCATTATTTTGTAAATATCATTTATTTCTCCCGGTTTTAAAGTATTTGCTAATCTTTGAGGGTGTATTTTAGCTTTAAAGAGGATATCCTGTATATATACGTTTCCAATGCCTCCAATTTTTTCCTGGTTTAAAATAAGGTTTTTTATCTGGGAACGTCCCTTAATTAATTTGGTGAAATATTCATTTGTGAAATTGGGATCTAGAGGAGAAAGTGCTATGTCCCTGGTGGGTTTGTGTTCGTTTAATTCTTGAGTTGGAACAAATTCTACGTGGCCAAACCA
This sequence is a window from Methanobacterium sp. SMA-27. Protein-coding genes within it:
- a CDS encoding nitroreductase family protein, producing the protein MNQTIETIKNRRSVRQYLPDQIKDQELEDILEAAIYAPTAHNDQPWKFTIIQNSDLIDEINEGAKEAMKEMDIEWISKLGAMEGFNIFHGAPTVVIISGRKDAISPMVDCSAAIENMLLAAESMDIGSCWIGFAKFYFLNPESYKKFDIPDDHEVYYGVALGYKVRENSEAPERNRNVFKYFR
- a CDS encoding MBL fold metallo-hydrolase; this translates as MEVADGIYEFSGVSNFYIVLDKEVFIVDTGMPGNAGKIIKYLEKELHHEPKDIKTIVITHHHFDHTGSLDKLKKITGAKVAISGEDAEYLTDEKSQAGSALMVPLIKLLNFIYRIKPVKPDIILEEGDHVGDYQVIHTPGHTPGSICLYNPINKVIFTGDNLQYANGKIKGPGSRLIPEPEQYKKSIEKLGELDIDLILTGHGTPVTSDANKKLDEYIDKLKSEIG
- a CDS encoding Fpg/Nei family DNA glycosylase, whose product is MAELPEIMILIRQISNELKDKKFEFVEITQEKSLNMEKEDFVENILSKKITGAYNKGKWIFLELSGNSNLLLNLGMGADILFYNTREYLPEKYQYRFQFNDQSGFTCRFWWFGHVEFVPTQELNEHKPTRDIALSPLDPNFTNEYFTKLIKGRSQIKNLILNQEKIGGIGNVYIQDILFKAKIHPQRLANTLKPGEINDIYKIMGENLKNALDKGGLAYEMDFYGIKGGYTTEDFLVAYKEGEPCPVCCTIIEKIKTGSTSSYICPQCQQL
- a CDS encoding GbsR/MarR family transcriptional regulator, whose translation is MKNEDSPTQEFREIVYESCKAIGLDDFPSRLISVLQTEKKGISFGELSEITGYSLSNLSTTIKGMEERQMVKKFKKPRSRKVFVVMDKDITSFFIELQKKRYKQSIEPSLKQIPEIIKKYEDNEEFQEELTIIKDYYKQTLFMSEETKKFIRALENREALK